A section of the Enterococcus montenegrensis genome encodes:
- a CDS encoding nucleotide pyrophosphohydrolase has translation MTKKTLQQMQHEVDDYIDQFKVGYFSPLAQLARMTEEVGELAREVNHYYGEKQKKAEEAPNTVAEELGDVFFVLLLMANSLEIDLTEVFDQNMAKFNQRDYYRFERKDGKRALEDENAIS, from the coding sequence ATGACTAAAAAAACATTGCAACAGATGCAACATGAAGTAGATGATTATATCGACCAATTTAAAGTAGGATATTTTTCTCCGCTAGCCCAACTTGCGCGTATGACAGAAGAAGTGGGAGAATTAGCAAGAGAGGTAAATCATTACTACGGTGAAAAACAAAAAAAGGCAGAAGAAGCCCCAAATACAGTTGCTGAAGAACTAGGGGATGTATTTTTTGTCTTATTATTAATGGCGAATTCTTTAGAAATTGATTTAACAGAAGTTTTTGATCAAAATATGGCGAAATTTAATCAGCGGGATTATTACCGCTTTGAAAGAAAAGACGGCAAGCGTGCCCTGGAGGATGAAAATGCGATTAGCTAA